One window of Streptomyces sp. FIT100 genomic DNA carries:
- a CDS encoding GntR family transcriptional regulator: protein MIVIDSTSPVPPFEQLRAQLARQIQDHTLAAGTRLPTIRRLAADLGLAVNTVGRAYRELEVAGLVEARGAAGSFVSAAGEEGRERARRAAAEYAAVIAGVGIDTDEAIRIVQAALTNSTATSPSS from the coding sequence GTGATCGTCATCGACTCGACCTCGCCCGTCCCGCCGTTCGAGCAGCTCCGCGCGCAGCTCGCCCGGCAGATCCAGGACCACACACTGGCCGCGGGCACCCGGCTGCCGACCATCCGCCGCCTGGCCGCGGACCTCGGCCTGGCCGTCAACACCGTCGGCCGGGCCTACCGGGAGCTGGAGGTGGCGGGGCTGGTCGAGGCCCGCGGAGCGGCCGGCTCGTTCGTGTCCGCAGCGGGCGAGGAGGGACGCGAACGGGCACGCCGCGCCGCCGCCGAGTACGCCGCCGTCATCGCCGGCGTCGGCATCGACACCGACGAGGCCATCCGCATCGTCCAGGCGGCGCTGACCAATAGCACCGCAACATCACCCTCGTCATGA
- a CDS encoding carboxymuconolactone decarboxylase family protein, with protein sequence MDARLNYFASPTAGKAFKHFISAGRTLKDSALPAATQELVALRVSQINGCAVCIDMHTKDAAAAGETSVRLNLVAAWREATVFTEAERAALELAEQGTRVADAAGGVSDAVWADAAKHHDEEQLTALVMLVSFMNTVNRLNVITQQPAGAYEPGQFH encoded by the coding sequence ATGGACGCGCGACTGAACTACTTCGCCAGCCCGACGGCCGGCAAGGCCTTCAAGCACTTCATCTCAGCGGGCAGGACGCTCAAGGACTCGGCTCTGCCGGCCGCGACGCAGGAGCTGGTGGCGCTTCGCGTGAGTCAGATCAACGGCTGCGCCGTCTGCATCGACATGCACACCAAGGACGCCGCCGCGGCCGGCGAGACCTCGGTGCGGCTCAACCTGGTCGCCGCCTGGCGCGAGGCCACGGTCTTCACCGAGGCCGAGCGCGCCGCGCTGGAACTGGCGGAGCAGGGGACCCGTGTCGCGGACGCGGCCGGTGGGGTCAGCGACGCCGTGTGGGCGGACGCCGCCAAGCACCACGACGAGGAACAGCTCACCGCCCTGGTGATGCTGGTCTCCTTCATGAACACGGTGAACCGGCTGAACGTCATCACCCAGCAGCCGGCCGGCGCCTACGAGCCCGGGCAGTTCCACTGA
- a CDS encoding RNA polymerase sigma-70 factor, producing the protein MSKVEEFEELRPLLFSIAYRILGSVTEAEDAVQETWLRFDGSSVRPASTKAYLSAAVTRIAIDVLRSARVRREEYVGPWFPEPLLSDPYQDPARSVELADSVSMAALLLLERLSPLERAVFVLREVFGFGFDEVAAAVGRSEPACRQLLVRARQHMEAGRPRFAADRQVRQELATRFFDALKDGDVGALQELLAADVQLVGDGGGKAPQLAQVLVGAQNVARLLGTVFPWLIRIDVTFEAHEINGQPGAVFRDRDGKVLHILALDVLDGQIQTIRSVINPDKLGHLGPVADAWAVDREVKRARRQRN; encoded by the coding sequence GTGAGCAAGGTCGAGGAGTTCGAGGAGCTGCGGCCGCTGCTGTTCTCGATCGCCTACCGGATTCTGGGCAGTGTGACCGAGGCCGAGGACGCGGTGCAGGAGACGTGGCTGCGTTTCGACGGCTCGTCGGTACGGCCTGCGTCGACCAAGGCCTACCTGTCGGCCGCGGTGACGCGGATCGCGATCGACGTGCTGCGCTCCGCGCGAGTGCGGCGTGAGGAGTACGTGGGCCCCTGGTTCCCCGAGCCGCTGCTCAGCGATCCGTACCAGGATCCGGCACGGTCGGTGGAGCTGGCCGACTCGGTGTCGATGGCGGCGCTGCTGCTGCTGGAGCGGCTCAGCCCGCTGGAGCGGGCGGTGTTCGTCCTGCGGGAGGTGTTCGGCTTCGGGTTCGACGAGGTCGCCGCGGCGGTGGGGCGTTCGGAACCGGCCTGTCGGCAACTGCTGGTACGGGCACGGCAACACATGGAGGCCGGGCGTCCGCGGTTCGCTGCGGACCGGCAGGTACGGCAGGAGCTGGCGACGCGGTTCTTCGACGCGCTCAAGGACGGCGATGTGGGCGCACTGCAGGAGCTGCTGGCCGCCGATGTGCAGCTGGTCGGGGACGGCGGCGGGAAGGCCCCGCAGCTGGCCCAGGTGCTCGTGGGCGCGCAGAACGTGGCCCGGCTGCTGGGCACGGTCTTTCCGTGGCTGATCCGGATCGACGTGACGTTCGAGGCGCACGAGATCAACGGCCAGCCCGGCGCGGTCTTCCGGGACCGGGACGGCAAGGTGCTCCACATCCTGGCTCTCGATGTGCTCGACGGGCAGATTCAGACCATCCGTTCGGTGATCAACCCCGACAAGCTCGGCCATCTCGGACCGGTCGCCGACGCCTGGGCCGTCGACCGCGAGGTGAAGCGGGCGCGCCGGCAGAGGAACTGA
- a CDS encoding SpoIIE family protein phosphatase: protein MERLPTPPGERPEEADAVVEAAYTATATVSAQGVVTGWSEGARRLLGYESSQVVGGPAGRLLADEGGAGEWEEAAGRGRWSGWVGLRHQDGRRVRLGVLAHRVAAGGQGVEWLVVSAAGGGPGVPGGEGWGDQAFAQAPCPFAVFDGGLRLVRANAGMERALSFAEGEMRGLRLPEIAPAAASEEAEGKMRLVFETGEPQPVEGSFPVAGSEPQGGGWSASLAPLTGPGGRVRAVCLAVHHRADEHLVRQRMLLLNDAGARIGTSLDIVHTAQELADIAVPRLADHVVVDLCDLPQHAEEPAAGPSGRPLAMHRTAVRSVLDEGSGALLTVGETVAYPEPSPVAECLEQERGARYAAADSAFARWVAGDPGAAWIRETGTHAVMVVPMRTRGITLGVALFGRSRRAEPFEVDDLWLAEELTARAAAGIHNARRYTRERTTTMTLQRSLLPHSLPDQAALEVASRYLPAGSRAGVGGDWFDVIPLSGARVALVVGDVVGHGIRASATMGQLRTAVRTLADVDLPPDELLTHLDDLVIRLSADETGAESAGIGTTCLYAVYDPVSRRCTLARAGHPPPAVVTPDAAVYLLDVPPGPPLGLGGLPFETIETELPEDSLIVLYTDGLLEAREGDIDEALDRMFTALAHPASALDTICDRVLAALLTHRPDDDIALLIARTRVLDTDRVAAWDLASDPAIVSEARRHATGQLAAWGLTDAAFITELIVSELVTNAIRYGRPPIQMRMIHENTTLICEVSDSSSTTPHMRRARTFDEGGRGLLLVAQLAERWGTRHAPTGKTIWAEQSLTGA, encoded by the coding sequence ATGGAGCGACTTCCCACCCCTCCTGGTGAGCGGCCGGAGGAGGCGGACGCCGTGGTCGAGGCGGCGTACACGGCCACGGCAACCGTCAGTGCGCAGGGGGTGGTGACGGGGTGGAGCGAGGGGGCACGGCGGCTGCTCGGGTACGAGTCGTCGCAGGTCGTCGGGGGGCCCGCCGGTCGGCTGCTCGCCGATGAGGGCGGCGCGGGCGAGTGGGAAGAGGCGGCGGGGCGGGGGCGCTGGAGCGGGTGGGTGGGTCTGAGGCATCAGGACGGTCGGCGGGTTCGGCTGGGGGTGCTCGCGCATCGGGTGGCGGCGGGCGGTCAGGGCGTGGAGTGGCTTGTGGTGAGTGCCGCGGGGGGCGGGCCCGGGGTGCCTGGTGGTGAGGGCTGGGGGGATCAGGCGTTCGCCCAGGCTCCGTGCCCCTTCGCGGTCTTCGACGGCGGTCTGCGGCTGGTGCGGGCCAACGCCGGGATGGAGCGGGCGCTGTCGTTCGCGGAGGGCGAGATGCGGGGGCTGCGGCTGCCGGAGATCGCGCCGGCCGCCGCGAGCGAGGAGGCCGAGGGCAAGATGCGGCTGGTGTTCGAGACCGGGGAGCCGCAGCCGGTGGAGGGCTCCTTTCCGGTCGCGGGCAGCGAGCCGCAGGGCGGCGGTTGGTCGGCCTCGTTGGCGCCGTTGACGGGTCCGGGCGGGCGGGTGCGCGCCGTGTGTCTGGCCGTGCATCACCGGGCTGACGAGCACCTTGTGCGGCAGCGGATGCTGCTGTTGAACGACGCGGGTGCCCGTATCGGCACCTCGCTGGACATCGTGCACACGGCGCAGGAGCTGGCCGATATCGCCGTGCCCCGGCTTGCCGACCATGTCGTGGTCGATCTGTGCGACCTTCCCCAGCACGCCGAGGAGCCGGCCGCAGGTCCGTCGGGGCGGCCGCTCGCCATGCACCGGACCGCGGTGCGCTCGGTTCTGGACGAGGGCTCCGGGGCGCTGCTGACGGTGGGGGAAACGGTGGCCTATCCGGAGCCTTCGCCGGTGGCCGAGTGTCTGGAGCAGGAGCGCGGCGCCCGGTACGCGGCGGCGGACTCCGCGTTCGCCCGGTGGGTGGCGGGGGATCCGGGTGCCGCCTGGATCCGCGAGACGGGTACGCACGCGGTGATGGTGGTGCCGATGCGTACCCGCGGGATCACGCTGGGCGTGGCGCTGTTCGGGCGCAGTCGGCGTGCGGAGCCCTTCGAGGTGGACGACCTGTGGCTGGCCGAGGAGCTGACGGCCAGGGCGGCTGCCGGGATCCACAACGCGCGCCGGTACACCCGCGAGCGTACGACCACGATGACGCTGCAGCGCAGTCTGCTTCCGCACTCGCTGCCGGACCAGGCGGCCCTGGAGGTCGCCTCGCGTTATCTGCCGGCGGGGAGCAGGGCGGGGGTGGGGGGCGACTGGTTCGATGTGATCCCGTTGTCCGGTGCGCGGGTGGCTCTCGTCGTGGGTGACGTCGTGGGGCACGGGATCCGCGCGTCCGCCACGATGGGGCAGCTGCGGACCGCGGTACGCACCCTCGCCGACGTCGATCTGCCGCCCGACGAGCTCCTCACGCACCTCGACGACCTGGTCATCCGGCTTTCGGCGGACGAGACAGGGGCGGAGAGCGCCGGGATCGGCACCACGTGTCTGTACGCGGTCTACGATCCGGTCTCGCGGCGCTGCACCCTTGCCCGGGCGGGTCATCCGCCGCCCGCCGTGGTCACGCCGGATGCCGCCGTCTATCTCCTCGACGTGCCGCCGGGTCCGCCGCTGGGTCTGGGCGGTCTGCCGTTCGAGACGATCGAGACGGAGCTGCCCGAGGACAGCCTGATCGTGCTCTACACGGACGGTCTGCTGGAGGCCCGGGAGGGTGACATCGACGAGGCCCTGGACAGGATGTTCACGGCGCTCGCACATCCCGCCTCGGCGCTGGACACGATCTGCGACCGGGTCCTGGCGGCTCTGCTGACCCATCGGCCCGATGACGACATCGCCCTGCTCATCGCCCGTACCCGGGTGCTGGACACCGACCGGGTCGCCGCGTGGGATCTGGCATCGGATCCCGCGATCGTCTCCGAGGCCCGCCGGCACGCGACCGGGCAGCTGGCGGCGTGGGGGCTGACCGACGCGGCCTTCATCACCGAGCTCATCGTCAGTGAGCTGGTCACCAACGCGATCCGCTACGGACGGCCGCCCATCCAGATGCGGATGATCCACGAGAACACCACGCTGATCTGCGAGGTCTCCGACTCCAGCAGCACCACGCCGCACATGCGGCGGGCCCGGACCTTCGACGAGGGTGGGCGTGGTCTGCTCCTCGTCGCCCAGCTCGCCGAGCGGTGGGGCACTCGGCACGCTCCGACGGGGAAGACGATCTGGGCCGAGCAGTCCCTGACCGGGGCCTGA
- a CDS encoding transglycosylase SLT domain-containing protein: MRLSVLPRRAASKAVRYLAGSTAAAAVVLATSAVVAPTPAAASPVSSQRLDVWINHALLIMKAEGIPGSHEGIRRNLMRESSGDPFAINLWDSNAKAGIPSKGLMQVIDPTFRTYHVDGTSWDIYDPIANIAAACNYAAQRYGSIDNVNGPY, encoded by the coding sequence ATGCGGCTTTCCGTACTCCCCAGACGAGCGGCGTCCAAGGCCGTCCGCTACCTCGCCGGCTCGACGGCCGCGGCCGCCGTCGTGCTCGCCACCAGCGCCGTCGTCGCCCCGACCCCGGCCGCCGCGTCCCCCGTGAGCTCCCAGCGTCTCGACGTCTGGATCAATCACGCGCTGCTCATCATGAAGGCCGAGGGCATTCCGGGATCGCACGAGGGAATCCGCCGTAATCTGATGCGGGAATCCAGCGGCGACCCCTTTGCCATCAATCTCTGGGATTCCAATGCAAAGGCGGGAATACCCTCCAAAGGTCTCATGCAGGTGATTGATCCTACATTTCGGACATACCACGTTGATGGCACGTCCTGGGACATCTACGATCCGATCGCCAACATCGCCGCCGCCTGCAACTACGCGGCCCAGCGCTACGGCTCCATCGACAACGTCAACGGCCCCTACTGA
- a CDS encoding glutamate-cysteine ligase family protein: protein MGRDVPALVFTREDRRRYRNKMQQCLDAFAQMLRDERFESGRPQVGLEIELNLVDGAAEPTMRNTDVLEAIADPAWSSELGRFNLEINVPPRQLTAGGPDSWEKEIRDALNHAEMRAAAVGAHLVMVGILPTLRQRDVGEAALSENPRYHLLNEQVFAARGEDVRISVDGVDRLRTYADTITPEAACTSTQFHLQVSPDEFAPYWNAAQAIAGVQVALAANSPFLFGKELWCETRIPLFEQATDTRPQEIKVQGVRPRVWFGERWITSVFDLFEENVRYFPALLPLCDEEEPMETLDGGDIPELGELTLHNGTIYRWNRPVYAVSHDRPHLRVENRVLPAGPTVADVLANGAFYYGLTRALVEEERPVWSRMSFSAAEENLHTAARHGIDARLYWPGMGEVPVAELVLRRLLPLAHRGLELSGMDAAWREPLLGIIEQRCVTGRNGAVWQSEMFHRIADTSHVGHHEALRLMTRQYIDFMHLNAPAHTWPVD, encoded by the coding sequence ATGGGGCGTGACGTCCCGGCGCTGGTGTTCACCCGTGAGGACCGCCGCCGATACCGGAACAAGATGCAGCAGTGCCTCGACGCGTTCGCGCAGATGCTGCGCGACGAGCGGTTCGAGTCGGGGCGGCCCCAGGTGGGGCTGGAGATCGAGCTGAACCTGGTCGACGGCGCCGCGGAACCGACCATGCGGAACACCGACGTCCTTGAGGCGATCGCGGATCCCGCCTGGTCGAGCGAGCTCGGCAGGTTCAACCTGGAGATCAACGTCCCGCCGCGGCAGCTCACGGCCGGCGGCCCCGACTCCTGGGAGAAGGAGATCAGGGACGCGCTCAACCACGCGGAGATGCGGGCCGCCGCGGTGGGGGCGCACCTGGTCATGGTCGGGATCCTGCCGACCCTGCGGCAGCGGGATGTGGGCGAGGCGGCCCTTTCGGAGAACCCGCGGTACCACCTCCTCAACGAGCAGGTGTTCGCCGCCAGGGGCGAGGACGTGCGGATCTCGGTGGACGGCGTCGACCGGCTGCGTACGTACGCGGACACGATCACGCCCGAGGCGGCGTGCACGAGTACGCAGTTCCATCTGCAGGTCTCGCCGGACGAGTTCGCTCCGTACTGGAACGCGGCGCAGGCGATCGCCGGGGTGCAGGTGGCGCTGGCGGCGAACTCGCCGTTCCTGTTCGGAAAGGAGCTGTGGTGCGAGACCCGTATCCCCCTGTTCGAGCAGGCCACCGACACACGCCCGCAGGAGATCAAGGTGCAGGGGGTGCGGCCGCGGGTGTGGTTCGGGGAGCGGTGGATCACCAGTGTGTTCGACCTCTTCGAGGAGAACGTGCGCTACTTCCCCGCGCTGCTGCCGCTGTGCGACGAGGAGGAGCCGATGGAGACGCTGGACGGCGGCGACATCCCCGAACTGGGTGAACTGACGCTGCACAACGGCACGATCTACCGGTGGAACCGGCCCGTCTACGCCGTCTCCCACGACCGGCCGCATCTGCGCGTGGAGAACCGGGTGCTGCCCGCCGGCCCGACGGTGGCGGACGTGCTGGCGAACGGCGCGTTCTACTACGGGCTGACGCGGGCCCTGGTCGAGGAGGAGCGGCCGGTGTGGTCGCGGATGTCGTTCTCGGCCGCCGAGGAGAATCTGCACACGGCGGCGCGGCATGGGATCGACGCGCGCCTGTACTGGCCGGGGATGGGCGAGGTGCCGGTGGCGGAGCTGGTGCTGCGGCGGCTACTGCCGCTGGCGCACCGTGGTCTGGAGCTCTCCGGCATGGACGCGGCCTGGCGTGAGCCGCTGCTGGGGATCATCGAGCAGCGGTGCGTCACCGGCCGCAACGGAGCGGTGTGGCAGTCGGAGATGTTCCACCGCATCGCCGACACCAGCCATGTCGGCCACCATGAGGCGCTGCGGCTGATGACGCGGCAGTACATCGACTTCATGCATCTCAACGCCCCCGCGCACACCTGGCCCGTGGACTGA
- a CDS encoding ABC transporter substrate-binding protein codes for MSRTAAGRRARRTRTFVTAGATVAGLLLAAGCSSGGDGPGEAAGGVPVVEKGKLTTCTHLPYPPFQFEQGGEVVGFDVALVDLVAKNLKVEQKILDTPFENFKTGAFLNSGECDLAAAGMTITDERKKNVDFSVPYFDATQALLATEKSGVTTLADVKAKNAKLGAQAETTGESYATSQGFDPVAFESSDAVLNGLRTGQVDAVVIDYPVVQGWLKDKANADAFALGENIETGEQYGFSVKKGNTKLLAAIDKAIKDAKADGTYDKLYEQWIGPLPQGQS; via the coding sequence ATGTCCAGGACTGCCGCCGGCCGTCGCGCCCGTCGCACGCGAACGTTCGTCACGGCCGGTGCCACCGTGGCCGGGCTGCTGCTCGCCGCCGGGTGTTCGTCGGGCGGGGACGGGCCGGGAGAGGCCGCGGGCGGGGTGCCCGTGGTGGAGAAGGGGAAGCTCACCACCTGCACGCATCTGCCGTATCCGCCGTTCCAGTTCGAGCAGGGCGGCGAGGTCGTCGGGTTCGACGTGGCGCTGGTCGATCTGGTGGCGAAGAACCTCAAGGTCGAGCAGAAGATCCTCGACACGCCTTTCGAGAACTTCAAGACCGGTGCGTTCCTGAACTCCGGTGAGTGCGACCTGGCCGCCGCCGGCATGACGATCACCGACGAGCGCAAGAAGAACGTCGACTTCTCCGTCCCCTACTTCGACGCCACGCAGGCGCTGCTCGCGACGGAGAAGAGCGGCGTGACCACGCTCGCCGATGTGAAGGCGAAGAACGCGAAGCTCGGCGCGCAGGCGGAGACGACCGGCGAGAGCTACGCCACGTCGCAGGGGTTCGACCCGGTGGCGTTCGAGAGCTCGGACGCCGTGCTGAACGGGCTGCGCACCGGGCAGGTCGACGCCGTGGTGATCGACTATCCGGTGGTCCAGGGCTGGCTGAAGGACAAGGCCAACGCGGACGCGTTCGCCCTCGGCGAGAACATCGAGACGGGTGAGCAGTACGGGTTCTCGGTGAAGAAGGGGAACACGAAGCTGCTGGCCGCGATCGACAAGGCGATCAAGGACGCGAAGGCCGACGGCACGTACGACAAGCTGTACGAGCAGTGGATCGGACCGCTGCCCCAGGGACAGTCGTGA
- a CDS encoding amino acid ABC transporter permease, protein MDRTAAPGTVVTSRLTRRQRRRVSQGVQYAVFVAAVVAVAVLADWGRLQNQFAQKDLASQLFPDIITIALRNTVIYTLSGFLFGLVLGMVVALMRLSSVAPYRWVASVYIELFRGLPALLIFIFVGVAVPLAFPGVEIPGGVYGKVALGLGLVAAAYMAETIRAGIQAVPKGQMEAARSLGFSHARAMVSVIIPQAFRIVIPPLTNELVLLFKDSSLVLFLGVTLDERELTKFGRDLASQTANSTPILVAGLCYLLVTIPLSFLVRRLEARTAKAK, encoded by the coding sequence GTGGATCGGACCGCTGCCCCAGGGACAGTCGTGACCTCTCGGCTGACCAGGCGGCAGCGCCGCCGCGTCTCGCAGGGTGTGCAGTACGCCGTTTTCGTCGCGGCGGTGGTCGCGGTCGCCGTGCTCGCGGACTGGGGCCGGTTGCAGAACCAGTTCGCCCAGAAGGACCTCGCCAGTCAGCTCTTCCCCGACATCATCACGATCGCCCTGCGCAACACGGTGATCTACACCCTCTCCGGGTTCCTCTTCGGTCTGGTCCTCGGGATGGTCGTCGCCCTGATGCGGCTGTCGTCGGTCGCGCCGTACCGGTGGGTCGCGAGCGTCTACATCGAGCTCTTCCGTGGTCTGCCCGCCCTGCTGATCTTCATTTTCGTGGGTGTGGCGGTGCCGCTGGCGTTCCCGGGGGTGGAGATTCCCGGCGGGGTGTACGGGAAGGTCGCCCTCGGTCTCGGGCTGGTCGCCGCCGCGTACATGGCGGAGACGATCAGGGCCGGTATCCAGGCCGTGCCGAAGGGGCAGATGGAGGCGGCGCGCTCGCTGGGGTTCTCCCATGCACGCGCGATGGTGTCGGTGATCATTCCGCAGGCCTTCCGGATCGTGATCCCGCCGCTGACGAACGAGCTGGTGCTGCTGTTCAAGGACTCGTCGCTGGTGCTGTTCCTCGGGGTGACGCTGGACGAGCGGGAGCTGACCAAGTTCGGCCGGGACCTGGCGAGTCAGACCGCGAACTCGACGCCGATCCTGGTCGCCGGGTTGTGCTACCTGCTGGTGACGATTCCGCTGAGTTTCCTCGTACGCAGGCTGGAAGCCCGTACCGCGAAGGCCAAGTGA
- a CDS encoding amino acid ABC transporter ATP-binding protein produces the protein MAQNEIELRGLHKSFGDNEVLRGIDLDVARGEVVCVIGPSGSGKSTLLRCVNLLEEPTAGRVFVGGTEVTDPDVDIDAVRRRIGMVFQQFNLFPHVTVAENLVLPQRRVLKRDKARAAAVARENLARVGLVDKAEAYPVQLSGGQQQRVAIARALAMGPEVMLFDEPTSALDPELVGEVLAVMRVLAAEGMTMMVVTHEMSFAREVADRVVFMDGGVVVEQGPAEQVVGDPQHERTRNFLTRILDPAAAEEPGAGEGGSAGDGGAGGGGGPVKE, from the coding sequence ATGGCGCAGAACGAGATCGAACTCCGCGGGCTGCACAAGTCGTTCGGCGACAACGAGGTGCTGCGGGGCATCGACCTGGACGTCGCGCGCGGCGAGGTGGTGTGTGTCATCGGGCCCTCGGGTTCCGGCAAGTCGACGCTGCTGCGCTGTGTGAACCTGCTGGAGGAGCCCACGGCCGGTCGGGTGTTCGTCGGGGGTACGGAGGTCACCGATCCCGATGTCGACATCGACGCGGTGCGGCGCCGGATCGGCATGGTCTTCCAGCAGTTCAACCTGTTCCCGCATGTGACGGTGGCCGAGAACCTCGTGCTGCCGCAGCGGCGGGTCCTGAAGCGGGACAAGGCGCGGGCGGCCGCGGTGGCGCGGGAGAACCTGGCGCGGGTCGGGCTCGTGGACAAGGCCGAGGCGTATCCCGTGCAGTTGTCGGGCGGGCAGCAGCAGCGGGTGGCGATCGCGCGGGCGCTGGCGATGGGCCCGGAGGTGATGCTGTTCGACGAGCCGACGTCGGCGCTCGACCCGGAGCTCGTCGGGGAGGTCCTGGCGGTCATGCGGGTGCTCGCGGCGGAGGGCATGACGATGATGGTCGTCACGCATGAGATGAGCTTCGCCCGTGAGGTCGCCGACCGCGTGGTGTTCATGGACGGCGGGGTGGTCGTCGAACAGGGGCCTGCCGAGCAGGTGGTGGGCGATCCGCAGCACGAGCGGACGCGGAACTTCCTGACGCGGATCCTCGACCCGGCGGCCGCGGAGGAGCCGGGTGCCGGCGAGGGCGGGAGCGCGGGCGACGGGGGCGCGGGCGGCGGGGGCGGTCCGGTCAAGGAGTGA
- a CDS encoding SRPBCC domain-containing protein codes for MSKEFEIVREFDVDADPEQVWAAITTGTGGWLWPMEYEPKEGGAAPYGGTVTAWDPPHRLTARTEDVEDIAQQTFNQLDHVIEPRQGGGCRVRYVHSGILVEDWDNQYDGANKHTDFYLHTLRQYLTHFAGRPVVYASLDAPAASTAPDALETVSRGLGLPDGAAEGTTVRIDLPGTGLVEAVVDYRTPYFIGLRTESAMHRIFGRNHFGAPVGVSVHDFAPGADAESTERAWRTRLESFFTE; via the coding sequence ATGTCCAAGGAATTCGAGATCGTCCGCGAGTTCGACGTCGACGCCGACCCCGAGCAGGTCTGGGCCGCGATCACCACCGGCACCGGCGGGTGGCTCTGGCCGATGGAGTACGAGCCCAAGGAGGGCGGCGCGGCCCCCTACGGCGGCACCGTCACCGCCTGGGACCCGCCGCACCGCCTCACCGCCCGCACCGAGGACGTCGAGGACATCGCCCAGCAGACGTTCAACCAGCTCGACCACGTCATCGAGCCCCGCCAGGGCGGTGGCTGCCGGGTCCGCTACGTGCACAGCGGCATCCTCGTCGAGGACTGGGACAACCAGTACGACGGTGCCAACAAGCACACCGACTTCTACCTGCACACCCTGCGGCAGTACCTCACCCACTTCGCCGGCCGCCCCGTCGTGTACGCCTCCCTGGACGCCCCCGCCGCCTCCACCGCCCCCGACGCGCTGGAGACCGTGAGCCGCGGGCTCGGCCTGCCCGACGGCGCCGCGGAGGGCACGACCGTACGGATCGACCTGCCCGGCACCGGACTCGTCGAAGCGGTCGTCGACTACCGCACCCCGTACTTCATCGGCCTGCGGACCGAGAGCGCGATGCACCGCATCTTCGGCCGCAACCACTTCGGCGCCCCGGTCGGCGTCAGCGTCCACGACTTCGCCCCCGGCGCCGACGCGGAGAGCACCGAGCGGGCCTGGCGCACCCGGCTGGAGTCCTTCTTCACCGAGTGA
- a CDS encoding helix-turn-helix domain-containing protein, giving the protein MLDVTVIEDPSAAAVSLDPMRARLLAELAAGPASAAMLAGRVGLPRQKVNYHLKALERHGLVELAGERRKGNVTERLMRATAASYVISPLALAAVQPDPDRFRDQLSARWLLAVAARLVRDVGTLITGAARARKRLATYALDGEVRFASAADRAAFVEELTRGVSALIAKYHDEHAEGGREHRVVVALHPTVRPRIPAAPDTTPASTSTPAPTPTPAPAPAPEHA; this is encoded by the coding sequence ATGCTGGACGTGACCGTGATCGAGGACCCGTCGGCCGCAGCGGTGTCACTGGACCCGATGCGGGCCAGACTGCTCGCCGAGCTGGCGGCAGGGCCCGCGTCGGCGGCCATGCTCGCCGGCCGTGTCGGGCTGCCCCGCCAGAAGGTGAACTACCACCTCAAGGCACTGGAGCGGCACGGCCTGGTCGAGCTGGCCGGTGAGCGCCGCAAGGGAAACGTCACCGAGCGGCTCATGCGGGCCACCGCCGCCTCGTACGTGATCTCACCCCTCGCCCTCGCCGCCGTGCAGCCCGACCCCGACCGCTTCCGCGACCAGCTCTCCGCCCGCTGGCTGCTCGCCGTCGCCGCCCGCCTCGTGCGGGACGTCGGCACTCTCATCACCGGCGCGGCCAGGGCCCGCAAGCGGCTGGCGACCTACGCGCTCGACGGGGAAGTGCGCTTCGCCTCCGCCGCCGACCGGGCCGCCTTCGTCGAGGAACTGACGCGCGGCGTCAGCGCCCTCATCGCCAAGTACCACGACGAGCACGCCGAAGGCGGCCGCGAGCACCGCGTCGTCGTCGCGCTCCACCCCACCGTCAGACCCCGGATCCCGGCAGCGCCCGACACAACACCCGCATCGACCTCCACGCCGGCCCCCACCCCCACGCCAGCCCCCGCCCCCGCGCCTGAGCACGCATAA